AATTGAGAATACGAAGATCGTCGAAGAGGTTGAGCGCTCTAAGTGCCAACACCGAGAGAAAGGAAAGAGTAAGGGGGAATTGGAGCCCTCAATTGCTATGATGAGGTATAAGAAAAAGGCTAGATCTGATAGGCCAATGAGCATGGGGCCTCCTGCTGCATCTTCTGGGGTAGCGCTCTGTGGACactgtggtagacgccatccggGTGAGTGTTGGAGGACTACTAGGGCATGTTTAAGGTATGGGTCGACTGAGTACCGTGTTCGGGATTGTCTATTGAGGTTCGATCAGATGTAGGCTACGGGTACTAGTATTGCGCAGCCACCAAGAGTAGTccagcagccacctaggggcccAGGTCAGAGAGTACCGGGTAGAAGTGTTGGACCAACTAAGGCGAGGCAGCTTGAAACTTTGGGGATTCCGGTTGTAAGTACTGATAGTGAAGTGACTGTTGTGAGTCCTTGGGGGCAGCCTATCTGAGTCAACAAATTGTATAGAGACTTTCTGTTAGAGGTCCAATGGACAGTGTTTCTGGCAGATTTGATGAAGCTTCCATTTGAGGAGTTCGATTTGATATTGGCGATGGATTTGTTGGTAAAGTACCGAGCAAGTTTGGATTGTACGAAAAAAAGGGTTATGTTGAGAACCGATGAGGGCAATGAGGTAATCGTGATTGGGAAATGTCGTGATTACCTGACTAATGTGATTTCTGTGTTGGTGACGAAAAAGTTGGTCCGAAAAGGATGTGAGGTTTATCTGGATTATGTGAGTGTTTTGGACTTTGGGGACTCTTCTGTTAAGGATATCAGAACTGTAAGAGATGTTCTGGATATctttcttgaggagttaccgaggTTGCCTCCAAGCCGTAAAGTAAAGtttgggattgagttgattcCTGGTATAGCTCTAGTACCTATCGCCCTTTATCGAATGACACCAAAAGAGCTGACAGAACTTAAGGCTCAGATTTAGGAGCTATTAGACCATGGGTTCATTCGTTCCAGTGTGTCTCCGTAGAGAGCAtctgttctatttgtaaagaagaaagaagggACAATgcggatgtgtatcgactatcggcAGCTGAATAAGCTAACAATTACGAATAAATACACTCtctcgaggattgatgatttattcggcCAACTTAGAGGGGCTTCTATGTTTTCCAAGATTGACTGCGTTCTTGGTATCATCAGCTGAGGGTAAAAGAGGCTGATGTGCATAAAATGGCATTTAGAACTCAatacggacattacgagttcctagttatgccctttaGTTTGACTAATACACCAgcggtattcatggatttgatgaattgagtaTTTTAGCcctacttggatcagtttgtggtagTGTTCATCAACGACATCTTGGTATATTCTAAGACAGAAGATGAACACGATGAGCATCTcagagtggttctacagattcttcatgagaaacagttatatgcgaagttcagcaagtgtgagttctggcttcggaAAGTGACATTTCTGGAACATGTAGTTTTTGCTGAGGAGATAAGAGTTTATCCTCGTAAGATTAAGGCCTTGTTGGGTTGGAAACAGCCAAAGAATGTGTCTGAGATCTGCAATTTTCTGGGGCTAGCAAGGTATTATCGACGTTTCATAAAAGGGTTATCTTTGATCGCAGCTCCAATGACAAAGCTGCTGCATAAGGGAGTTCCTTTCGTTTGGACTAATGcacagcaagagagctttgatAAGCTTAAGATAGTTTTAACTCCGGCTCCTGTTCTGATATAATCTGAGCCCGGTAAAAACTTTTTTGGTATACAATGATGCATCGCATGTGggtctgggttgtgttctgatgcaagatggGAAGGTAGTCGCTTATGCGTCTCGACAGCTCAAGACTCATGAGGTTAATTACttgacgcatgatttggaattggcggcGGTTGTCTTTGCTCTAAAGATCTAGAAGCATTACCTGTACCGTGAGAAGTGTACCATCTATaatgatcacaaaagcctcaagtatctcctcactcagaagaagttgaaccttaggcagtgTAGATAGGTTGAACTGCTAAAGGATTATGATTGCACTATCGAGTACCATCCTAGTAAAgccaatgtggtagccgatgtATTAAGCCACAAGGCTATGaccgatctgagagcaatgtttgcttgaCTGAGTCTTTTCGATGATGGAAGTTTATTAGCAGAACTTCAAGTGAAACCGACATGGATTGATCAGATCAGAAATAAACAGATAGGGGATAGGTCTCTGGAGTTGCGATTCCGTCAAGTTGAGAGTGATATTACTTTTGATTTTGGGATTAATAATGATGGGGTATTATGTTTCCACAGTCAAATTTGTACCGAATGATGAGGACTTGAGACAGTCGATTTTGAGGGAGGCACATAATAGCATCTATACTATGCATCCCTGCAGAAATAAAATGTACCGAGATCTGTGAGAtgtatattggtggccagggttgaagtgAGAAGTTATCGACTTTGTGGCTCgttgtttgacttgtcagcaggttaaggctgagtatcagttaccttcgggtttgctatAGCCGGTTAAAATACCAATGTGGAAATGagagcgagtaacgatggacttcgttagtgggttgcctctaacacccactaagaaggattctgtctaggtcatcgtggatcgattgaccaagtccgcgCACTTCATTCCGGTCAAGACAGACTTTTCTCTACAAAAGTgaggttgcacggggtacctGTCTCGACCATCTCTACTAGGGATCCTCGTTTCACGTCTCGGTTCTAGAAGAAACTTCATGAGGTTTTGGGTTCAatattagacttcagtactgttTTCCATCCTTAGATAAATGGTCAGttggagagggtgattcagatattggaggacatgttgaggggctaTATTATtgacttccgaggtagttgggaggagtacttgccattagcagagttcgcttacaataacaACTACCAGTCTAGTAtgcagatggcaccttacgaggtacTGTATGGTTATAAGTGCAGTACTCCCTtgtgttggactaagttgggtgagCGACGTATTCTGGGTCCAGAGAtggtttctgagactgaggatAAAGTCCTTTTGATTCGAGATCGACTAAAAGCGGCTTTTGATAGGCAGAAATCTTATGCGAATCTGAAAAGtcgagagatagagtattctGTGAGGGACttaatttttctcaaagttttggCATGGAAAAAAGTTCTGAGCTTCGGTCGCAAGGGTaagctaagccctaggtttattgggctaTACCGTATTCTGAAACGAGTGGGACCATTCGCTTattagttggagctacctccggaGTTAAACTGCATCTATGATGTGCTTCACGTCTTGATGTTGAGGTGCTACCACTCTGATCCTATGCATATTGTTCCtgtggaggagattgaggttcGACCTGATCTGACCTTCGAGGAAGAGCCGGTTTAAATTCTGGATCACGACGTTAAAGTTCTGAGGAGGAAATTCATTCctttagtaaaggtgttgtggtAGAATCATAGCACTAAAGAGGCTATGTGAGAGTCTGAGGATGCAATgcatcagcagtatcctcatctattctgatcaagtaatttttgaggctgaaattttcATTTAGAGGGTAGAACCCCaagttttaatttatgttttgattAAATATGAGACACAACTTTatatctgtttcagtggttagGTCTCCTAGGAGTGTCTAAGAAGTCAtgagttcaagccttagcttgggca
This is a stretch of genomic DNA from Gossypium arboreum isolate Shixiya-1 chromosome 11, ASM2569848v2, whole genome shotgun sequence. It encodes these proteins:
- the LOC108462072 gene encoding uncharacterized protein LOC108462072 — encoded protein: MDCETSISPVTDIGSGSHDCPTRDDKLKEVVSLLRDEAYQWWLTVKEGTQPDRLTWDYFKTTFQGKYLRVSYIDTRRREFLNLTQGDRSVAKYETEFLRLGRYARGMIATEYEHYVQFEDGLRDSLRVLIAPQRERDFSVLIENTKIVEEVERSKCQHREKGKSKGELEPSIAMMRYKKKARSDRPMSMGPPAASSGVALCGHCGRRHPDLMKLPFEEFDLILAMDLLVKYRASLDCTKKRVMLRTDEGNEVIVIGKCRDYLTNVISVLVTKKLVRKGCEVYLDYVSVLDFGDSSVKDIRTVRDVLDIFLEELPRLPPSRKVKFGIELIPVFAEEIRVYPRKIKALLGWKQPKNVSEICNFLGLARYYRRFIKGLSLIAAPMTKLLHKGVPFVWTNAQQESFDKLKIVLTPAPVLI